From a region of the Tiliqua scincoides isolate rTilSci1 chromosome 4, rTilSci1.hap2, whole genome shotgun sequence genome:
- the CHCHD7 gene encoding coiled-coil-helix-coiled-coil-helix domain-containing protein 7 gives MSRKLQRLRDHDINPCLEETDASRKCMDESNYNKNVCSIYFLKYRNCRKFWNGIMMQRRKDGIRPDMPTAEERERILASLGGRPY, from the exons ATGTCCAGAAAACTACAGCGACTTCGAGACCATGACATAAATCCCTGTCTAGAG GAAACGGATGCTTCTAGAAAATGTATGGATGAGAGTAACTACAATAAGAACGTGTGTTCCATCTATTTTTTAAAGTACAGGAACTGCAGAAAATTTTGG AATGGGATCATGATGCAGAGAAGAAAAGATGGAATAAGACCAGATATGCCTAcagctgaagagagagagagaattctggcaTCATTAGGAGGAAGGCCATACTGA